The following are from one region of the Pelagibius sp. CAU 1746 genome:
- a CDS encoding class I SAM-dependent methyltransferase, with protein sequence MLLRLDKEVKAIAAEGFSAAEVYRREDLHRRRPSRPVAPGMLHCPVCGRSAAAFLPFGLGRRRNAFCPTCGSLERHRFLWLYLTGYTRLLRQVARVLHTAPEPCLEPRLRALPNLRYQSVDLFDPAADVQADLCDLPFDAGHFDLLLSSHVLEHLPDDGPALAELARVLRPGGRAIVMVPYDAELPVTEEGGQVTCPAERMARFGHPYHYRNYGGDFPARLAAAGFEVTPVRVKRLLTPQRRRFYRLNDNVLFDCRRLS encoded by the coding sequence ATGCTGCTGCGACTGGACAAAGAGGTGAAAGCCATCGCCGCCGAGGGGTTCTCCGCGGCCGAGGTCTATCGCCGCGAGGACCTGCACCGCCGGCGGCCGTCGCGCCCGGTGGCGCCGGGGATGCTGCATTGCCCGGTCTGCGGGCGCAGCGCCGCCGCGTTCCTGCCTTTCGGGCTCGGGCGGCGGCGCAATGCCTTCTGCCCGACCTGCGGTTCGCTGGAGCGCCACCGCTTCCTCTGGCTTTACCTCACGGGCTACACGCGGCTGCTGCGCCAGGTGGCGCGGGTGCTGCACACGGCGCCGGAACCCTGCCTGGAGCCGCGGCTGCGCGCGCTGCCCAATCTGCGCTATCAAAGCGTGGATCTCTTCGACCCGGCGGCAGACGTGCAGGCCGATCTCTGCGATCTGCCTTTCGACGCGGGACACTTCGACCTGCTGCTCAGCAGCCACGTGCTGGAACATCTGCCGGACGACGGCCCGGCGCTTGCCGAACTGGCGCGGGTGCTGCGCCCCGGCGGGCGGGCCATCGTCATGGTGCCCTACGATGCGGAGCTGCCGGTGACCGAGGAGGGCGGACAGGTGACCTGCCCGGCCGAGCGCATGGCCCGCTTCGGCCATCCCTATCACTATCGGAACTACGGCGGCGACTTTCCGGCCCGCCTGGCGGCGGCCGGCTTCGAGGTCACTCCGGTCCGCGTGAAGCGGCTGTTGACGCCGCAGCGGCGGCGCTTCTACCGGCTGAACGACAACGTTCTCTTCGATTGCCGGCGGCTTTCATGA
- a CDS encoding GlxA family transcriptional regulator: protein MATGRNGGAARQSFAFLLLPQFSMLAFSSAVEPLRAANRLSGEALYDWRILTADGRPIHSSSRMHLLPDGGLDDIGRPDFLIVVAGLEVQRLREPGVIAALRRLARSGCRLGALSTGSYLLAWAGLLEGFRCTVHWENLDAFREDFPDLDVTGELFEVDGARLTCSGGTASMDMILSLVAETHGRDLAAQVAEQFIHERIRDTHDHQRMSLQGRLGISHPKLLQVVSLMEDHLEDPLARAELARLAGLSTRQLERLFRRYLGRTPTRYYLELRLHRARALLTQTAMSILNVALACGFVSASHFSKCYREFFNKMPREERRQAERGAPQPGAPQPQSARLPKGG, encoded by the coding sequence ATGGCGACAGGAAGGAATGGCGGCGCGGCGCGCCAGAGCTTCGCTTTCCTGCTGCTGCCGCAGTTCTCCATGCTGGCCTTCAGCTCCGCGGTGGAGCCGCTGCGCGCGGCCAACCGGCTGTCCGGCGAGGCGCTCTACGACTGGCGCATCCTCACCGCCGATGGCCGTCCGATCCACTCTTCCAGCCGCATGCATCTGCTGCCGGATGGCGGGCTGGACGACATCGGGCGGCCCGATTTCCTCATCGTCGTCGCCGGCCTGGAGGTGCAGAGACTGCGCGAGCCCGGCGTCATCGCCGCCCTGCGCCGTCTGGCCCGCAGCGGCTGCCGCCTGGGGGCGCTGTCGACGGGCAGCTACCTCCTGGCCTGGGCCGGCCTGCTGGAGGGCTTCCGCTGCACCGTGCACTGGGAGAACCTGGACGCCTTCCGCGAGGACTTTCCGGACCTGGACGTCACCGGCGAGCTCTTCGAGGTCGACGGCGCGCGGCTGACCTGCTCGGGCGGCACCGCTTCCATGGACATGATCCTCAGCCTCGTCGCGGAAACCCACGGCCGCGACCTGGCGGCCCAGGTGGCGGAGCAATTCATCCATGAACGCATCCGCGATACCCACGACCATCAGCGCATGAGCCTGCAGGGGCGTCTCGGCATCAGCCATCCCAAGCTGCTGCAGGTCGTCTCCTTGATGGAAGACCATCTGGAGGATCCCTTGGCACGGGCCGAGCTGGCGCGCCTGGCCGGGCTTTCCACGCGCCAGTTGGAGCGGCTCTTCCGCCGCTACCTGGGGCGCACGCCGACCCGCTATTACCTGGAGCTGCGCCTGCACCGCGCCCGCGCCTTGCTGACTCAGACGGCGATGTCGATCCTCAACGTGGCGCTGGCCTGCGGTTTCGTCTCGGCCTCGCACTTCTCTAAATGCTATCGCGAGTTCTTCAACAAGATGCCGCGCGAGGAGCGCCGGCAGGCGGAGAGGGGCGCGCCGCAGCCGGGCGCGCCGCAGCCGCAAAGCGCCCGCCTGCCCAAGGGCGGCTGA